In one window of Streptomyces roseofulvus DNA:
- a CDS encoding ABC-F family ATP-binding cassette domain-containing protein — MSSPSHATVVCSDLSFSWPDDAPVFHELSFSLTGGRTGLVAPNGAGKSTLLKLIAGELRPTGGSVSVGGTLGYLPQTLPLTGDLTVADVLGVAAVIRALDAVESGDVSEEHFATIGDDWDIEERTRAQLDRLGLGGLALDRTLGTLSGGQVVSLGLAAQLLRRPEVLLLDEPTNNLDGDARHTLYDALSDFDGLLLVVAHDRALLDRMDGIAELGPSRLRFHGGNFTAYEEAVRAEQEVAEKNVRNAEQDLKREKRELQQARERADRRASNAARNLKNAGLPRIFAGNMKRGAQESAGRAGQTHASRVGEAQARLDEAGRALRDEQRLVLDLPDTQVPAGRDLFLGEGMRVRHDGRDVFAGDGIDLSVRGPERIALTGPNGSGKTTLMRLVTGELAPDGGRIKRGDGRVAYLSQRLDLLDPDRTVAENFAAFAPERPDAERMNLLARFLFRGARAHLPVGVLSGGERLRATLACVLCAEPAPQLLLLDEPTNNLDLVSVGQLESALESYRGAFLVVSHDERFLAGIGVNRWLRLEDGTLRTTGAPGA; from the coding sequence ATGTCTTCTCCGTCCCACGCCACCGTCGTCTGCTCGGACCTGTCCTTCTCCTGGCCCGACGACGCCCCCGTCTTCCACGAGCTGTCCTTCAGCCTGACCGGCGGCCGTACGGGTCTGGTCGCGCCCAACGGCGCCGGGAAGAGCACCCTGCTCAAGCTGATCGCCGGCGAGCTGCGGCCCACCGGCGGCTCGGTCTCCGTCGGCGGCACCCTCGGCTATCTGCCGCAGACCCTCCCCCTGACCGGCGACCTCACCGTCGCCGACGTGCTCGGCGTCGCCGCCGTGATCCGCGCGCTGGACGCCGTCGAGTCCGGTGACGTGAGCGAGGAGCACTTCGCCACCATCGGCGACGACTGGGACATCGAGGAGCGCACCCGCGCCCAGCTCGACCGGCTCGGTCTCGGCGGGCTCGCCCTCGACCGCACCCTCGGCACCCTCAGCGGCGGCCAGGTCGTCTCCCTGGGCCTCGCCGCCCAACTGCTCAGGCGGCCCGAGGTGCTGCTGCTCGACGAACCGACCAACAACCTCGACGGCGACGCCCGGCACACCCTCTACGACGCGCTGTCCGACTTCGACGGCCTTCTCCTGGTCGTCGCCCACGACCGGGCGCTGCTCGACCGGATGGACGGGATCGCCGAGCTCGGCCCCTCCCGACTGCGCTTCCACGGCGGGAACTTCACCGCGTACGAGGAGGCGGTGCGGGCCGAGCAGGAGGTCGCCGAGAAGAACGTGCGCAACGCGGAACAGGACCTCAAGCGCGAGAAGCGGGAGCTCCAGCAGGCCCGCGAGCGCGCCGACCGGCGGGCGAGCAACGCCGCCCGCAACCTCAAGAACGCCGGCCTGCCGCGCATCTTCGCCGGGAACATGAAGCGGGGCGCCCAGGAGTCCGCCGGCCGGGCCGGGCAGACCCACGCCTCCCGCGTCGGCGAGGCCCAGGCCCGGCTCGACGAGGCCGGACGCGCCCTCCGGGACGAGCAGCGGCTCGTCCTCGACCTGCCCGACACCCAGGTCCCCGCCGGACGCGACCTCTTCCTCGGCGAGGGGATGCGGGTCCGGCACGACGGCCGGGACGTCTTCGCCGGGGACGGGATCGACCTGTCCGTGCGCGGCCCCGAGCGGATCGCGCTGACCGGCCCCAACGGCTCGGGCAAGACCACCCTGATGCGCCTCGTCACGGGCGAACTCGCCCCGGACGGCGGGCGGATCAAGCGCGGCGACGGCCGCGTCGCCTATCTGTCGCAGCGCCTCGACCTGCTGGACCCGGACCGCACGGTGGCGGAGAACTTCGCCGCCTTCGCGCCCGAACGACCCGACGCGGAGCGGATGAACCTGCTGGCGCGCTTCCTCTTCCGGGGCGCGCGGGCGCACCTGCCCGTCGGCGTCCTCTCCGGCGGCGAACGCCTGCGGGCCACCCTCGCGTGCGTGCTGTGCGCCGAACCCGCTCCGCAGCTGCTGCTGCTCGACGAGCCGACCAACAACCTCGACCTCGTGAGCGTGGGTCAGCTGGAGAGCGCGCTCGAGTCCTATCGGGGCGCCTTCCTCGTGGTCAGCCACGACGAACGGTTCCTCGCCGGCATCGGCGTGAACCGCTGGCTCCGCCTGGAGGACGGCACGCTCCGGACCACCGGAGCCCCCGGGGCGTGA